Within the Thermus albus genome, the region GCAGGACCGGGTAACCGCCTTGGAGAAGCTGGTTGGCGAAGGGCCAGAGCTTCCTGACCTGGAGCAGTTTGCCACCAAGGAGGACGTGGCCGCGGTGCAGGAGTTCGCCGCTGCCCTGCGCTCCGACCTGGTGGGCCTCTCCGAGAAGGTCTCCAAGCTGGAGGGCACCGTGGGCGACCTCTCCGGCAAGGTGTCCAAGCTGGAGCGGAACGCCTTCACCATCAGCGGTAGCCTGAGCCTGAGCTATGGGGCCTTTGCTGGCTCTGGAACCCAGTTTGATATTGACCGGGTCTTCTCTTCCAACTTCTCCACGGGCGATGGTAATGGGAATGGGCTCGTGGTGGATGAAGGGGACCTTGGACAGAACGCCGAGGGTGAAACCACGGCTAGACTTAGCCTAACCCTCAAGACCAACGCCCTAGACGCCAAGTCCAGCCCCGGTGGGTACAACGTCTATCCTGGGCTGGTGGGCTTCAGCTTGACGGGCTCCATTACTAACCCAGTAAAGGGGACTACCTATTTCCCTCTTGACGTTACCGTAGATGAGGTTTCCACCACCCTTGCTGTCGCCAAAGACCAGTCCTTGTCCTTCACCTTTGGCCGTTCGGTCAAGACCAAGTTCAGCGAGTACGTGTTTGACAACGACGGCGTGAGCTATGGCCACGGCCTGGTGGCCACCTACAAGCCGGGGGTCCTCGGTGCAACCCTTACAGGTGTGTACGCCTCTAAGGGTGGTGCCGACGGCGACAACCTTTATGCGAGGGGTGTAGGCCTGACCCTTTCCCCCATCCAGGGCTTCTCCCTTAAGGGGGCCGTGGTACAGCAAGGCTCCGATATCCTGGGGGGAGGCACGGGTTCCACCACCGTGTACGGGGCAGGGGGCGATCTGGCTTTGGGTCCTGTGGCCTTGTCCGGCGAGTACTTCTCCTCGGATGCTGCGCCCACCGCCAACGGCTACTACGTGAAGGCCAAGGCTGAGCTAGGACCGGTTTCGGTGGAGGGGAACTACCGGAACATCGGGGCCGGCGTCACCCCGGCCAACATGCTCTCCTACGATGCGGATCCGCCCAACACGGCCAACGCGGCTCCTTTCCATGCGGACCAGCAGGGCTACGGGGCCAAGGCTACCCTGTCCTTTGGCGCCATTAGCCTGGGTGGCTTCTACGATACTTACACCGGCACGGGGGCCCGGACCGCTTACGGAGCCGAGGCAGGATTGAAGTTTGCCGGCTTTAGCCTGAGCGGCTACTACCGGGTGGCCGATGCGGGGAACAATGGTACCCCGGACGATAGCGCCGACAAGGAAACCGCTGCCTCCAGCGGTTACACGTCTTCTGGCAGCAACTATACCCACTACGGTGCCATGCTGAGCCACGATGGCAAAGCCCAGGATGCCCTGATCCGGGGCCTCAACCTGACGGCTACTTACGACGTACGGCCCCTTTTTGTTTCGGGGGCTAAAACGGACATCGCTGTCTACGGGGATCTCTCCCTTCCCTTGGGCATCCTGAAGGCCAGCCTTCTTGGGCGTTACCACAGCCAGGTTGTGAGCGGCTCCGCAGCGCAGAGCTACACCACCTTCAAGTACGGGGTGAAAGCCGAAACCGAGGCCCTGGCCCTTCCCCTGAAGCCCAGCCTCTTAGGGGAGTACGTGGCCCGCACTACGAATGGCGGCAGCGCCAACAATGCCGAGACCAAGTACGCCGTGGGCCTCAGGCTCAACGAGTTCCTCTTCCCCAACTCCAGCTTTGAGGCCAAGTACGGTTCCTATGCCGCCACGAACGTGAACGCCATCCTCGTGGGTAACGCGGAAAAGGCCTGGGATCCCAGCGTGGACCACCTCTATGACTCCAATGTGAACGTTGCTGGTGTTAATGGCAGCGTTACTGGCTTCTACCTGAGCTGGAGCTACTGGGATCTGGTCCTCTCCTACGCGGACTTCGTGGTGGACAATAACGGGAACCCTGAGCACGGCCGCGGTTTCAAGATCAGCTACACCGTCAAGTTCTAGGGCTGTGGCTCCTAAGGCCCCCCGCCCCCTGGGCGGGGGGCTTTGCTATGGTGGAGGTATGCCCTTCCGCTACCATGGCCCAAGCCCCAAGGGGGACCAGCCCAAGGCCATCGGGGAACTGGTGGAAGCCCTGAGGGACGGGGAGCGCTTCGTCACCCTCCTGGGGGCCACGGGGACAGGGAAGACGGTGACCATGGCCAAGGTGGTGGAGGCCCTGGGGCGGCCGGCCCTGGTCCTGGCCCCCAACAAGATCCTGGCGGCCCAGCTGGCGGCGGAGTTTAGGGAGCTTTTCCCGGAAAACGCCGTGGAGTACTTCATCAGCTACTACGACTACTACCAGCCCGAGGCCTACGTGCCGGGGAAGGACCTCTACATTGAGAAGGACGCCAGCATCAACCCCGAGATTGAGCGCCTCCGCCACTCCACCACCCGTAGCCTCCTCACCCGCAGGGATGTGGTGGTGGTGGCCTCGGTGTCGGCCATCTACGGCCTGGGGGACCCCCGGGAGTACCGGCAAAGGAACCTGGTGGTGGAACGGGGGGCCCTCTACCCCCGGGAGGCCCTTTTGGAGAGGCTTCTGGAGCTGGGGTATACCCGGAACGATATAGACCTCGCCCCGGGCCGGTTCCGGGCCAGGGGGGAGGTCCTGGAGATCTTTCCCGCCTACGAGACGGAGCCCCTCCGGGTGGAGCTCTTTGGGGATGAGGTGGAGCGCATCCTCCAGGTGCACCCCATCACGGGGGAGAGGCTAAGGGAGCTTCCCGGCTTTGTCCTCTTTCCCGCCACCCACTACCTTTCCCCCGAGGGGCTGGAGGGGATCCTAAAGGAGATAGAGAAGGAGCTATGGGAACGGGTCCGCTACTTTGAGGAAAGGGGGGAGGTCCTCTACGCCCAGCGCCTCAAGGAGCGCACCCTTTACGACCTGGAGATGCTGAGGGTCATGGGCACCTGCCCGGGGGTGGAGAACTACGCCCGCTACTTCACCGGCAAGGCCCCGGGGGAGCCCCCCTACACCCTTTTGGACTATTTCCCTGAGGACTTCCTGGTCTTCCTGGACGAGTCCCACGTGACCGTGCCCCAGCTCATGGGCATGTACCGGGGGGACTATGCTCGCAAGAAGACCCTGGTGGACTACGGCTTTCGCCTCCCCAGCGCCCTGGACAACAGACCCTTGCGCTTTGAGGAGTTCTTGGAGCGGGTGCCCCAGGTGGTCTTCGTCTCCGCCACCCCGGGGCCCTTTGAGCTGGAGCATTCCAGCCGGGTGGTGGAGCAGATCATCCGCCCCACGGGCCTTTTGGACCCCCTGGTGGTGGTGAAGCCCACGGCGGACCAGATCCTGGACCTCATGGAGGGGATCCGGGAGAGGGCCGAGAGGGGGGAAAGGACCTTGGTCACCGTCCTCACGATGCGCATGGCGGAGGAGCTCACCGCCTTCTTGCAGGAGCACGGCATAAGGGCCCGGTACCTGCACCACGAGCTGGACGCCTTTGAGCGCCAGGCCCTGATCCGGGACCTTAGGCTTGGGCATTTTGACGCCCTGGTGGGGATCAACCTCTTAAGGGAGGGCCTGGACATCCCCGAGGTCTCCCTCGTGGCCATCCTGGACGCCGACAAGACGGGTTTCTTGAGGAGTGAGCGGAGCCTCATCCAGACCATAGGCCGGGCCGCCCGGAACGCCCGGGGGGAGGTCTGGCTCTATGCGGACACGGTTTCCGAGGCCATGGAGAAGGCCATCCGGGAGACCAACCGGAGGAGGGCCCTGCAGGAGGCCTACAACCGGGAGCACGGCATCACCCCCATGACGGTGCGGAAGGAGGTCAGGGCCATCATCCGGCCCGAGGAGTACGGGGAAGGGGTACCCCTGGGGGCCTTTGAGGGGGAGGACCTAAGGGAGCGCATCGCCGAGCTGGAGCTTCTCATGTGGCAGGCGGCAGAGGCCTTGGACTTTGAGCGGGCGGCCCGGATCCGGGATGAGATTCGGGCCCTCGAGGCCCGCCTGCAAGGCCTCCCGACCCCTGAGCCTACGGGGGGGCGCAGGCGGCGGAGGCGCCGCTAGGCCAGTAGGAGCACGGGGTTTTCCAGGTAAAGGGCCACCCGTTCCAGGAGCTTCCGGGCCAGGGGCGCCTCGAGGCCCGAGGCGGCCAGGACGCCCTCTTGGGAGAGGAAAAGGCTCGGCTGGCCCGTGTGGACCTCCTCCTCCGTGGCAAAGCAAAGAAGCCCTTCGGCTTCCTCCCCCGCCACGGGCTCCTGGCGGAAGAGGGCGAGAAAGCCATGGGCAGGCCTCACGCCCCGCACCCCATCCCCCACCACCAGGCCGATAAGGGGCCTAAAGGGGAGCTCCAGTTCCGCCAGAGCCCTTTCCGCCGCCTTGAGGAGGAAGGGCAGGGGGTTTTCGGGAACCCCGTGGACCCTACGGAAGGCCTGAAGGGCATTCCTAAGCCCATCGGGATTAAAGCGCAGCCGGTACACCTTTAAAAGGGAAGGCGTGGGGGGGGTGGGGAGGCCTGGAGCTGGGATAGGTGGGGGGATGGCCGCGGCCAAGGTGGGTTCTGGGGGCTTGGCCTCCTTCCCTGGGGCTGGGGGAGGCTGGGGGGGAAGAAGGTCCTCCTCTGGGGCCTGGGCGAGGGTGGGCTCCTCGGAGAACGCTTCCTCCAGCTCTTCCAGGGCCTCCAGGGGCTCTAGGGGAGGGGCTTCCTCCTTGCCGCCGAGAAGCAGGTCTTCCAGCTCCTCTTCCGCCTCCTCGAGGAGCTCCAGGAGGGCTTCCTCCCCTTGGTCTTCGGGGAGAAAAAGGGCCTCCTCCTCCACGGGGGTAGGGCTGGATTCCTCGGCCAGAAGGAGATCCTCTTCCAGATCCAGCTCCAGGTCCTCCAGGGCAGGCTCCAGGTCCAATTCCTCCTCGGCTACCTCCTCCACCGCCAGGGTGGGGGTCCTGGGCGTTTCCGGGAGGACGTCTTCCAGGTCCACCCCTTCCCGATTCAGAACTTCCTGTACGCGTTTCAACTCTTCCTCCGGGAGGGGGGGTGGGGGTTCTTCGGGCGCGGGGGGAAGATCCACCTCCCCCGCCATCACCCTGGCCAAAAAGGCTAGGATGTCCCGCTCCACGATGGTGCCCTCGGGACCGGTGCCCTGGAGCCTGCGCCAGTCAATGCCGTTTTCCTCGGCCAGGCGCCGGGCTAAGGGCGTGATCTTGGGTTCGGCCATCTTGGCCCTATGATAACAGGGTGGAAGCCAGGTTCGCGGAACTCTTGGCGGCCTACTGCCTCGAGGCCCAAGAAGGGGAGACGGTGTTGGTGGAAGCCGAGACCCCAGCCCTGCCCCTTTTGCCCTATCTCAAGCGGGCCTTCCTCAAGCGGGGGGCCTATCCTCTTTTCCGCATCGGCTACCCGGGGGAAGGGCGGGATTTCCTCCTCCACGGGGGGGCTTGGCTGGAGAGGATACCGGAGGTGGAGCGCGCTCTTTATGAGAAGGCGGACAAGTTCCTGCGCATTCTTTCCGCGGAAAACCCCCTGGAGGTAGCCTCCCTGGACCCAGGGCTTTCCCTCAGGCACCAACGGGCCTGGCGGGCTTTAGCGGAGCTTCGCCTTGGAAAGCCCTGGGCCCTCACCCTCTACCCCACGGTGGGCTACGCTGTGGGGGCGGGGATGGGCACGGAAGAGTTTCGGGAGTACCTTAAGGGAGCCTTATTCCTGGACCGGGAAGACCCCGTGGGGGCCTGGCAGGCCCTTTCCCGTTTCCAAGAGGCCTTGATCCAAAAACTTTCCCAGGGGAAGGAGCTTCGCATCTTGGCCCCGGGTACGGACCTAAGGCTATCCGTGGTGGGAAGGAGGTGGATCAACTCCGATGGCCGCCGCAACATGCCCTCGGGGGAGGTGTTTACGGGTCCCCTCGAGGACTCCGCCGAGGGCGAGGTGCGCTTTAACCTGCCCGCCTTTGTGGGGGGAAGGCGGGTGGAGGGGGTGTACTTGCGCTTTAAGGGGGGTGAGGTGGTGGAAGCCCGGGCAGAAAGGGGAGAAGAGTACCTTCTTGCGGCCCTTGCCACCGACGAAGGGGCCAGGCGGCTTGGCGAGGTGGGCATCGGCACCAACTTTGGCCTCACCCGCCCCACCGGGCTCATCCTCTTGGACGAGAAGATGGGGGGTACGGTGCACCTGGCCCTGGGACGGAGCTATCCGGAAACGGGTGGGAAGAACCAAAGTGCCTTCCACTGGGACCTGGTGCTTTCCTTGGGAGAAGGGAGCCTTCTTTTAGACGGGGAGCCCCTGGTGGAGAAGGGCCGCTTTATAGGCATCTCCGAACCTCATCCCTTCACCCCCTAGAGGTCCTTGCGGTCAAAGACCAAAGCCGCCAGGAGGGCAAAGCCCAAGGCGTAGACGAAAAGCAGGGGAAGACCAAGCCCAGCTGCGCTTGGCCTAAGGTGCAGGTCCAAATAGGTGGTGAGGAGGAAAGGGGTGAGGGCGGGGAAGGCCACCAGAAGGCGCATGAGAAGAAGGGTGGCTACCGCCGCCAAGGCGCTTGCCGTGGTAGAGAGGAAGAGGGTGGCGTAAAGGAGGGCCAGGGCAGCCAGGGGCAAAAGCACGCATCCCGCTAGCAGGTGGGCGCGGATGACCTCCCCAAGGGCTTCCCAGCCGCTTACATACCCCACCCCAGCAAACCCCCCGGCTCCAAGCCCCGTGCCCCCGTAAAATCCTCCAAGCCCATGGGGCAGGCCCGCCAAGAGGCTTCCCAGGAAGCTTGCCGAAAGGAGGACGAAAGGGTAAAGGAGGGCGGCGAAGAGCTTGGCCAAAACAAAGCGGGCCCGGGGCAAGGGGTGGAGGAGGAGGCTTTTTAGGGTGCCCTGGCTTACCTCGCTGCCCAAGGACTCGCTGGCGGCCATGACCACCAGGAAGGGGAAGAGGAACTCCATCCCCGCCATGAGGCTCAAGGAGGCCACCTGCCAGCCCGAGGCCAGGACCAGGCCGTACACCTCCTTAAGCCCTGGGGCCAAGGCCCAGAGGAAGGGGAGGAGGAAGGCGGCCATAAGCCCCAGCCCCACCGAGCGCAGGCGAAAAAGCTTGTAGAGTTCAAAGAGAAAAAGCCTAAGCATGCTTCACCCTCTCCTGGTAGTACACCCTCAGGTCAAAGCCTTGGGGGTGGAGGGCCCTCACCCGGTACCCCTCCCGGAGGAGGGCCTGGAGGGCGGCCTCACTGCTCCCCTCAAAGAGGATGGCTTGCCCCTGGATTCGCGCCGAGGCCACCTGGGGCAAGGCCTTAAGGAGGGCGAGGGCTCCTTCCAGGGGCTCAGCCTCGAGGCGAAAGACCTCGCGCCCCTCGAGGCGCACCTCGTCCAAAAGCCTGCCCCCGCCCAGGATGCCCACCTTGTGGGCGTAGCGGCTTACCTCCTCCAGGTGGTGGGTGGAAAGGAGGACCGCCACCCCTTCTCGGGCCATCTCCTGCAGCAGGCCATGGACCAGCTCCACCCCTTCGGGGTCCAGGCCGCTGGTGGGCTCGTCTAGGACCAGGATCTTGGGCCGGTGCAGGATGGCCGCCGCCAGGCCCAAGCGCTGCCTTTGGCCTAGGGAGTAGCTACCCACCTTCTGGTCGGCCACGGCAAGCAGCCTAAGCCGGGCCAGCACCTCGCTGATGCGGCCTTCGTCCTTAATCCCTGCCAAGTACGCCTGCATCCTCAGGTTCTCCCGGCCCGTGAGGTAGGGGTAGAAGGCGGCGGGGGCCTCCACCACCGCCCCTAGGTGGCGCCGGGCTTGGGGATTCTGGTGCACATCCTCCCCCAAAAGGAGGGCCCGGCCTGCCGTGGGAAAAGCCAGGCCCGTGACCAGGCGGATCAGGGTGGTCTTTCCCGAGCCGTTAGGCCCCGCCAAGGCGTACACCTCCCCGGGGCGGATGGAGAGGTTTACCCCTTCTAGGATGGGCTTTCTCCCGTAGCGCTTGCTCAGCCCCTCTAGCCTTAAGGCCTCCATGGGTGCTATACTACCCAGGCCCCCGGTCCAGCGCGACGGTCCGGGCGTGAACCGGGTCAGGTCCGGAAGGAAGCAGCCCTAAGCGCCACGGGTCGGGTGCCGCTGGGTAGCCGGGGGCAGTTATCCACAGGGTTATCCACAAGGTCTCGGAGTTGCTGGGCGCCGGGTTTAAACGCGTCAAGCCCCTTGGGAACGGGTGTTTTACTCACCCCTTTCTCTGAGGCGCCGTACGGACCACCCCCTTTTCCACAAGCCGGGCCACTTCTTCGGGGGCGTACCCGGCTTTCCTCAACACCTCTTCCGTGTGCCCTCCCAAAAGGGGCGGGGGTAGGGAAGGTTTTGCGGGGGTGCGGGAGAGAAAGCGCAAGGGGTTGGCCAGGGTGGGCAGGGGTCCCAGGAGGGGATGGGATAGGGTCCAGATGGCTTCCCGGGCCTGGGCCTGGGGGTCTTGGAAGGCTTCCGCCAGGTCGTTCACCGGAGCGGCAGGAACCCCGGCGGCCCTAAGCTTTTCCAGCCAGTGGGCTCGGGGTTGGGCCTTAAGGACGGCGGAGATGGCCTCCACCACCTCCTCCCGGGCCTCCACCCGCTCCCGGTTTGTGGGGAAGCGCCTTAAGAGGTCGGGTAGCCCCAGGACCTGGCACAGTTTGGCAAACTGCTCGTCGTTCCCCACCGCTAAAACCAGCCAGCCGTCTGCGGCGGGAAAGGCCCCATAGGGCACGATCTGGGCGTGGGCGTTGCCCAGGCGCCTTGGGGGTTTCCCCGTAAGCAGGTAGCTTTCCCCCAGGTTGGCCAGGGCGAAGAGGCCCACGTCAAAGAGGGAAAGGTCTATGTGCTGGCCGAGGCCGCTTCTTTCCCGCTCCAAAAGGGCGGCAAGCACGGCCACCGCTCCCATCATGCCCGTCATCACGTCAATCCAGGCCACCCCCACCTTCATGGGGGGGCCCGCTGGCTCCCCGGTGACGGACATGATGCCGGTATAGCCCTGCAAGGCGGCGTCGTACCCGGGTTCTTGGGCCCGGGGTCCCGTGTGGCCGAAACCGGTGATGGAAAGGTAGACCAGGCGGGGGTTTAGCTCTTTAAGGCTTTCGTAATCCAGACGGTAGCGCTTCAGGTCCCCGGTTTTGAAGTTCTCCACCAAGACATCGGCGCCTTGGGCTAGCCTCCGCACCACCTCCTGGCCCTCTGGGGTTTTCAAGTCCAAGGCCAAACTCCGCTTTCCTCGGTTCACGGAGAGGAAGTAGGCACTTTCCCCCTGGACAAAAGGAGGTCCCCAGCCCCGGGTTTCGTCCCCCCAGGGGGGTTCCACCTTGATGACCTCGGCCCCTAAGTCGGCCAGGATCATGGTGCAAAGGGGGCCTGCCAGCACCCGGGAAAGGTCCAACACCTTGATGCCGGAAAGGGGTGGCATGAGGGCATCTTACCGTTTGCCCGGGCTCTCGCCTGGCTTTCCGCCAGGGTTAGGGTCATTCAGGGGCAAATCCCTTGCGATATAGTGGGCGCGTGGTCCGGGCTTTGGGGCACCTTTGGGTCTTTTCGGTTTTGTTTTTCGTCCTCCTTCCCTTCCTCTGGATGGCCTACGCTGCTTTCATGCCCAAGGAAGCCGTGTACTCGGGGGAACTGTTCTCAAAGGTGGGTTTTAGCCTGGAGAACGTGCGGGGCTTGGCGAAAGAAGGGTTTTGGAGCCGGCTTTTCTTTTCCATGATGCTTTCTGGAGGGGTGGTCCTCCTTCAGCTCCTCACGGGCCTTTTGGCCGCTTACGCTTTGAGGGCTGGGCTTGGGCTTTTGCCCTTTTACCTGGTGCTTATGGCCGTACCCGCCGAGCTCCTTTTGGTACCCCTCTATGGCATTCTCAGAGGGCTTTCCCTTTTGGATACCGCCCTTGCCCTGGCCCTACCCTTTGCCGCTAGCCCCTTCGTCATCTACCTGGTCTACCAGGCCATGCGGGGGGTGCCGGAGGAGCTTTTGGAGGCGGCCAGGCTGGATGGGGCGGGGCACCGGGTGCTTCTTTTCCAGATCCTTTTCCCCTTGGTGCGGCCCACCCTGGTGGCGGCCGGGGTCTTGGCTTTTGCCGCCCACTGGAACCTGGTCCTTTACCCTAGGGTGATGGTCTCCGACCCCCGGCTTTGGACCCTCCAGACCTGGCTTACGGACCTGCAGCGCAAATACCCCACGGACTGGGGCCTTCTCTCCGCGGCCGCCCTCTTCTCGGTGTTGCCCATCGCCCTTCTCTATCTACTTTTTGAGCGGCGGGTGGTGGCCACCTTTGAGGAGGGGTTGAAGGGTTAGTGGCATTCCACTCGGGCATGCGCAAAGGTGGAGGCTTTGGTTAGGCTTTGCGGAATCTTTCCCTGAGGACCCTAAGCCGCTGGTGGATGCGTTCTTCCCAGCCTTCCCCCTGGGCTTCAAAGAGGAGGAGGTCCTCGAGGCCCTCGGGCAGGTAGCTTTGGGCGAAGCTTCCCTCCTTGTCCTCGTGGTAATAGGCATATCCTTGGCCATGGCCCAAGGAGCGGGCCAGGGAGGTGGGGGCGTTTCGCAGGTGGAGGGGGACCGGGGCTTCGGGGTGGGCCTGGGCGGCTTCCTGAGCCCTTTCCCAAGCCACATAGAGGCTATTGGACTTGGGGGCCAGGGCCAGGTAGACGGCGGCCTCCACCAAGGCCAGCTCCCCTTCCGGGCTTCCCATGGCCTCGTAGGCCTCCTTGGCCGCCACCGCCAGGCGCAGGGCCAAGGGGTCGGCAAGACCCACATCCTCCACCGCCACCCGGATGAGGCGGCGGGCCAGGTAAAGGGGGTCGGCCCCGGCCTTAAGGAGCCTGGCCAGGTAGTAAAGGGCGGCATCCACGTGGCTTCCCCGGAGGCTTTTGTGCAGGGCGGAGACCAGGTCGTAAAACCAGTCCCCGCCCTTGTCCATGGCGAAACGCTCGGCGCCCAGGGCTTCCCGTACGGTCCTTACGCTTACCTCTCCCAAGGAGGCGGCCAGCTCCAGGGTGTTGAGGGCGAAGCGGGCGTCGCCTGCGGCCGCCTGGGCCAGGAGGTGGAGGGCTTCCTCCTCAAAGGGGGTTCCCGGGAGGCCCCTAGGGTCGTTGAGGGCCTTTTTGAGGAGGGCTAGGAGATCCTCCGGGGAGAGGGGCCTTAAGGGGAAGAAGCGCAGGCGGGAGCGGAGGGCTGGGGTGAGCTCAAAGGCGGGGTTTTCCGCGGTAGCCCCGATTAGGATGAGGAGCCCCGACTCCAGGTGGGGGAGAAGGGCATCCTGCTGGGCCCGATTGAAGCGGTGAACCTCGTCCAGGAAAAGGACCAGACCCCCCTCCTTCCTGGCCCTTTCCACCGCTCCCCTTACCTCCTTAAGCCCGGCCTCCACTGCGGAAAGGGCCAAAAAAGGCTTTCCCACCCCCTCGGCCAGGATCCGGGCCAGGGTGGTCTTGCCCGTGCCCGGGGGACCGAAGAGAACCATGGAGGAAAGCTTCCTTCCCTCCAGCATGCGCCTTAAAAGACCCTTTGGCCCGGTGAGGTGGGGCTGGCCCAGGACCTCGTCCAAGGAGCGGGGTCTAAGGCGCTCGGCCAGGGGTTCCATCCCCTTCATGCTAAGGCGGGCGTAAGGGGAGGCATGGTAGTCTTGGAAGGAGCATGCGCTGGCTTTTCCTCCTGCCGTGGGGCCTTTTCCTTTTGGGGCTTCTTCCCCTGGCCCTGGCCGAGCCCCTGGGCCAGGTGGAGCGGGGGCTTGGGCTTCTGCTTTCCGGTCTTCTCCTGGCAGCTGCCGGAAGCTTGTTTTCCCGCTTCCCCGTGGCCTTTTTCGTGCAGTTCTTCCTGGTCTTGGGTCTGGGGCTTCTTTCCTTTCAACTAGCCTTGGAAAGCGCCTTGGCGGTCACGGCCCTCGAGGCCCAAGGGTACACCGCTTTGGGCGGTGCCCTGGGGGCCTTGGCCCTAGCCATGGCCTTCTTCCTGGGCACGGGGCGGGAGGCACCCCTTTTGCCCGCCCTGGAGGGCATCGGTTCCCAGGAAGACCTGCGCCGCCTGGCCGGGGCCCTGGAAGGCCTAGCCCTAAGGCGCCCCTTGGTGCTGGTTTACCTCTCCACCTCCGCTTCCCCTGAAAGGCTGCAGGCGGAGCTTCGCCGGGGGGATCTGGCCTTCCGCCTGGAGGGGGGGTACCTCTTGGTGCTGCAAGGAAGCCGGCCCGAGGATGCTGCCGGGCTTATGCGGAGGCTTAAGGAGCGGTTTCCCCTCTCCGCCTATGCGGTGGAGCGCTGGCAAGGGGGAAGCTTGGGAAGCGTGCTGGCCCGCCTCGAGGCGGAAGCCCTCCTCCAGTCCTGACCTCGGTGTAAGAAGCGCAGGCTACACCGCTCGCAAGGTGTACCGGTTTTCCCTTTACCTTGGCCCGCTTTGGCCTCCCGCCCCTTACCCTTAGGCTCAGGGAGGTCAAGATGGAACAGGCCAAGGAGATCAGCCAGGCGTGGCAGGAAGCCCTGGAAACCTACGGGGAACGGGAAGAGGAGTAAAGCGTAAAGAGCCAAGAGCCGGGCGTCTAGCCCGGCCTTTTTGTTACACCAGGCGGCTTCGTAGCCAACTGGAGGCGAAATCTATCAGGTTAACCACCAACACGATGGCGATGATGCCGATCACCATTTGGTCGTAGTGGCCGGCGTCCATGGCGCCTTTGATGAAAAAGCCGATGCCCCCAGCCCCCACCAATCCCAAGACGATGGATACCCGGAAGTTGATCTCAAAGCGGTACAAAGTATAGGACACAAGAAGGGGGAGCACCTGGGGTAGGATGGCCCAGCGCAGTACATTGCTCCCGCTTGCTCCTACACTCTCTAAGGCTTCGATAGGCCCTTTGTCCACGTTTTCTATGGCCTCGGAGTAGAGCTTGCCCAGGTCGGCGATGGAGTGAATGGCCATGGCCAGCACTCCGGCAAAAGGACCCAGGCCCACCGCCGCTACCAGGATCAGGGCCAAGATCAAGGTGTCCACCCCACGGTCCACGTTGTAAAAACCGCGCATCAAGTAGAAGAGAAGGCGGAGTACTGGGTTCTGAAAGGTGAGGTTGCGGGCAGCTAGGAAGCTGGTGGGCAGGGCGAAAATAGCGGCCAGCAGGGTACCCACCAGGGCGATCTCCACTGTAAGAAGCATCTCGCTGGCCACGCTTTGAAGCGGGTAGATCCCGCTTTGCGGCTGGGCCAGATTGGGGGGCCAAGCCCGGTCCAGGAAGTTCACCAGGAAGGGCCAGCCCTTGACCAGCTTGGCCAGATCGAATTCCGTGGCGTCAAAGGCGGGGAAGATGCTATAGACCACGAGGGCCAAGACTAGGCCTGTGCGGAGATCATCGGGTTGCGTTAACTGAGGGCGTAGAAGAAGCCATGCCCCTGAGCCCATCATCACACCGAGGAAGAGCAGGAGGGCCACGGCGCCGTAGGTGGGGGATTGGGGTTGCAGTAGGCGGTAGCCTTCCTGGATTACCTCCTGGGGCAGGCGTCCCTCGCTTAGGCCGGTGAGGTCCTGGATGGGCTTTAAGGGTGGAAGTCCGATTTCTTCCCGCACGCGGTTGAGTTCCTGTAGGGCTTGGTTGTAGGCCTGTACCAGGCTTTCTTCTGCTCCGGGCTCAGCGGGGAGGATGAGTTTGTAGTAACCCTCCATCCGGGGAAAGTACGTATGGCCTTGGGGGGAGTTGAGCCAGG harbors:
- a CDS encoding E3 binding domain-containing protein gives rise to the protein MAEPKITPLARRLAEENGIDWRRLQGTGPEGTIVERDILAFLARVMAGEVDLPPAPEEPPPPLPEEELKRVQEVLNREGVDLEDVLPETPRTPTLAVEEVAEEELDLEPALEDLELDLEEDLLLAEESSPTPVEEEALFLPEDQGEEALLELLEEAEEELEDLLLGGKEEAPPLEPLEALEELEEAFSEEPTLAQAPEEDLLPPQPPPAPGKEAKPPEPTLAAAIPPPIPAPGLPTPPTPSLLKVYRLRFNPDGLRNALQAFRRVHGVPENPLPFLLKAAERALAELELPFRPLIGLVVGDGVRGVRPAHGFLALFRQEPVAGEEAEGLLCFATEEEVHTGQPSLFLSQEGVLAASGLEAPLARKLLERVALYLENPVLLLA
- a CDS encoding aminopeptidase, translated to MEARFAELLAAYCLEAQEGETVLVEAETPALPLLPYLKRAFLKRGAYPLFRIGYPGEGRDFLLHGGAWLERIPEVERALYEKADKFLRILSAENPLEVASLDPGLSLRHQRAWRALAELRLGKPWALTLYPTVGYAVGAGMGTEEFREYLKGALFLDREDPVGAWQALSRFQEALIQKLSQGKELRILAPGTDLRLSVVGRRWINSDGRRNMPSGEVFTGPLEDSAEGEVRFNLPAFVGGRRVEGVYLRFKGGEVVEARAERGEEYLLAALATDEGARRLGEVGIGTNFGLTRPTGLILLDEKMGGTVHLALGRSYPETGGKNQSAFHWDLVLSLGEGSLLLDGEPLVEKGRFIGISEPHPFTP
- the uvrB gene encoding excinuclease ABC subunit UvrB, translated to MPFRYHGPSPKGDQPKAIGELVEALRDGERFVTLLGATGTGKTVTMAKVVEALGRPALVLAPNKILAAQLAAEFRELFPENAVEYFISYYDYYQPEAYVPGKDLYIEKDASINPEIERLRHSTTRSLLTRRDVVVVASVSAIYGLGDPREYRQRNLVVERGALYPREALLERLLELGYTRNDIDLAPGRFRARGEVLEIFPAYETEPLRVELFGDEVERILQVHPITGERLRELPGFVLFPATHYLSPEGLEGILKEIEKELWERVRYFEERGEVLYAQRLKERTLYDLEMLRVMGTCPGVENYARYFTGKAPGEPPYTLLDYFPEDFLVFLDESHVTVPQLMGMYRGDYARKKTLVDYGFRLPSALDNRPLRFEEFLERVPQVVFVSATPGPFELEHSSRVVEQIIRPTGLLDPLVVVKPTADQILDLMEGIRERAERGERTLVTVLTMRMAEELTAFLQEHGIRARYLHHELDAFERQALIRDLRLGHFDALVGINLLREGLDIPEVSLVAILDADKTGFLRSERSLIQTIGRAARNARGEVWLYADTVSEAMEKAIRETNRRRALQEAYNREHGITPMTVRKEVRAIIRPEEYGEGVPLGAFEGEDLRERIAELELLMWQAAEALDFERAARIRDEIRALEARLQGLPTPEPTGGRRRRRRR
- a CDS encoding S-layer homology domain-containing protein, giving the protein MKKRLVMLLAGLLTVLSMGFGLAQFSDVPAGHWAKEAVEALAAKGIIVGFPDGTYRGNETLTRYQAALLIYRLLQQIEEELKAKGESPTMEAMAPEDLEALKNAVQELAAELAALGVRVSALEDSAATKEDIARLEAMIEELKAMPMPEPGMDQAALQDLADRVEAASIAADTALAQAQQLAEQLDALAQDVEGVKGDLAALGTQVEANAQAIQALNELAVLLNQDVLALQDRVTALEKLVGEGPELPDLEQFATKEDVAAVQEFAAALRSDLVGLSEKVSKLEGTVGDLSGKVSKLERNAFTISGSLSLSYGAFAGSGTQFDIDRVFSSNFSTGDGNGNGLVVDEGDLGQNAEGETTARLSLTLKTNALDAKSSPGGYNVYPGLVGFSLTGSITNPVKGTTYFPLDVTVDEVSTTLAVAKDQSLSFTFGRSVKTKFSEYVFDNDGVSYGHGLVATYKPGVLGATLTGVYASKGGADGDNLYARGVGLTLSPIQGFSLKGAVVQQGSDILGGGTGSTTVYGAGGDLALGPVALSGEYFSSDAAPTANGYYVKAKAELGPVSVEGNYRNIGAGVTPANMLSYDADPPNTANAAPFHADQQGYGAKATLSFGAISLGGFYDTYTGTGARTAYGAEAGLKFAGFSLSGYYRVADAGNNGTPDDSADKETAASSGYTSSGSNYTHYGAMLSHDGKAQDALIRGLNLTATYDVRPLFVSGAKTDIAVYGDLSLPLGILKASLLGRYHSQVVSGSAAQSYTTFKYGVKAETEALALPLKPSLLGEYVARTTNGGSANNAETKYAVGLRLNEFLFPNSSFEAKYGSYAATNVNAILVGNAEKAWDPSVDHLYDSNVNVAGVNGSVTGFYLSWSYWDLVLSYADFVVDNNGNPEHGRGFKISYTVKF